Within Desulfitobacterium chlororespirans DSM 11544, the genomic segment GAGAGCTTCACGCTGATGATACGCTGCCTTCGATACGCCAGCTTGCCGCCGATTTAAAAGTGAGCGTCGTCACCACGACAAGGGCATACTCCGAGCTCGAGCAGGAGGGTTATATATACAACCTCCAAGGTAAAGGCTGCTTTGTATCGTCGGTAGAGAGCGAACTGGTAAGAGAGCAAATGCTCCGTAAAATTGAGAGTGGGTTCAGTATGGCGATTGGAGCGGCGAAAATCGCCAAAATCTCCCGTGAAGAACTGCATAAACTGCTTGAATTTACGATGGAGGGGAATCACTATGCATAACGCTTTGGAGGTCAGAAACCTTTGTAAAATTTATAATGACTTCTCGCTGGATTCCATTTCGTTTACCTTGCCCCCTGGATACATTATGGGGTTTGTCGGACAGAACGGCGCGGGGAAAACAACGACAATACGGCTTATCCTGAATATGGCGAACCGAACAGGCGGCGAGGTCAAAATCTTCGGTTCTGACAACATAGAGGACGAGCTGGCAGTTAAACAGAAACTGGCGGCTGTTTTTGACGAAATCTTTTTTGTGGACGTGTGGCGTGTCTGCGAGGTTGAAAAAGTTGTAAAGGGGTTTTTTGGCGAATGGGACAGCGGGCAGTTTGCCGCTTATCTGAAAAAGTTCAAACTGCCTTCCTCTAAAAAAGTCAAGGATTTGTCACGCGGTATGAAATTGAAACTGATGCTCGCTGTGGCTATGTCGCATAATGCCAAACTGCTCATATTAGACGAACCGACAAGCGGACTTGACCCGGTGGCCCGCAACGAGCTGCTCGATATCTTGCGCGAATACATCTCCGATGGGGAAAAAAGCGTGTTTTTCTCGACGCACATCACGGCGGATTTAGAGAAAATTGCGGATTACATCACGCTGATTGACAATGGCAAGATGTTTTTTACGGGTGCCAAGGACGATCTGGAGGCGTATTTCCTTATTGTAAGAGGCGGTGCCGACGATCTGACGGACTCCCTGAAATCACAGCTCATCGGACTGTTGTCAAACACTACCGGTTTCAGCGGACTGCTTTTGTCTTCAAAGTCGGAGCTGTTGTCAGAGCGGCTCGTGACGGAAGTGCCGACGATTGATGAAATCCTTGTGCGTATCGGCAAAGGGGGAATGCGCAATGAATAGAGTATACAATGCCGTGAAGCTTGACTTGTACACCGTGAAAGCTTCCCTGCCTGTCTTTGCCATTGAGATCATCGCCGTTATTTTCATTGGTGCGGCGACAAAGCAGCCGTCAGTTATTACAGCAATCGCAATGATGTTTGCTACAGCGTTAGGAAGCACGATATTTCAGATCAATGAGAAAAACAACCTTGATAAGCTCTATGGCATATTGCCCCTCAAAAAGTTGGAGCGAGTGCTGGCGCGTTATCTATATGCTTTGATTTTGGGAATATGCTGTGCAGCCATTATGGCGGTTGTGGCCCTGATTCTATATCGCGCTTTGAATATTACCCTGGAAACATTGCCGTTCCTTGCTGTTTTGGGATTTTCTTTTGCGTACTATTGCTTTGCGGTGGGCATATCCTACCCAATCTTCACCCGATTCTCTTTTTCCAAAACCTATATATTTACGATCGCTCCGATTTTCCTGCTGTTCTTTCTGCTGATGTTTCTCTTCAAACAGCCGGGTTTTCTGACTGGTATGAGCAAAGCACTCCAATTCTTCTCTGCTCATCAATATCTGATAATATTATGCTGCGTTAGCGTGGGGCTTGTTTTCTTGGCTGTTTCGCTCCCGATAGCCTACTTGCTGAGCAGGAAAAAGGAATTATAGTAACTTGTAGCAAGTACACCACCTCAGCAGAACACTCATATTCGTTGGATTTAATTATTTGCCGGTTTACGCCAGACAAATAATTAAACAGAGCAAAAAGACAGGGAATGATGAATAATTTGGAGGTAATTTTATGAGGAGTGCTCTAGAAAATAGAATTTCCCGGAGAAAATTTGCCAAAGAGCTGATTACAGATCAGGAAAAAGCAAAAATCATTGCGCTTGTTAACGAATTAAATGAAGCATCCGGCTTAGCAATGACATTCTTGGCGGATGGAAGCCATGCCTTTCAGAAATTAAGCAAGAGCTATGGTTTATTTACGAATGTACGTTCACTTATAGTGATGAAAGGGAAAAAAGAACTCCAAGATTTTAGGCTATTATGGAGAAGAGTTAGTTCTTGCTATCACTGATTTAGGTTTGGGAACCTGCTGGGTCGGAGGCACCTTCGATAAGGGCGGACTTATGGTTAATGACAGTGAGGAATTGGTTTGTGTTGTTTTAGTAGGGAGAGTGGCCGCTCCCTCTCTAACGGAAAAAATGATGCGGTCAGCTACACATCGAAAAGTAAAGGCCATGGCAGAAAGAATCATCAGCGATCAACCTCTGCCTCAATGGGTAGAAAACGGAATGCAAGCCGTATTGCTTGCCCCAAGTGCTAAAAACAGCCAAAAGGCAATGTTTAAGTATGAGAACAACAGCTTAAGCGCTGGAATTGCCGATGACTATGCAATGGATCTCGTTGATTTAGGGATTGCCAAGAAGCATTTCGAGATAGGAGCAGGCGGAAAATTTGAATTTGGCAACGGTGGTGTTTTCCATTTAAGTTAGTATAATGAAGATAGATTCAAAGAAGAAAGATTCAATTAATTTACAGGATAAAATCAAAAATAATGGGGTGGAGGAACGCTATGAAGCTGTTAATCCATGATCTTGATCAGGAAGAGCTGGGGAAAATCAGGCCCGGGCTGGGCGGAGATACCAAAATCGTCACCAATAACGGCAAAATCCGGCACTGTATCGGCTGCTTTGGCTGCTGGGTCAAAACGCCGGGGGCCTGCGTGATCCGGGACGAGTATGGTGACATGGGAGCGGATTTGGGGCACAGCAGTGAACTGATCATTGTCAGCCAATGCTTCTACGGCGGATACAGCCCTTTTGTCAAAAATGTGCTGGATCGGAGCATCTCCTATATTCATCCCTATTTTGTGATTAGAAACGGGGAAATGCACCACAGGCCCCGCTATGAACAGTCCCTGGATTTCAGCGTTTGGTTTTATGGTGAGATCACGGAAAAAGAGCGACAGACTGCGGAGAAATTAGTCCGGGCCAATGCAATCAATCTGAACTGTCAAAGAGTCAAGGTTTCTTTTATCCGGGAATTGGCCGAACTGGAGGGACAGCTGAAATGAAAATAGCCTTGATCAACGGGAGTCCCAAGGCCAAAAACAGTGCTTCAGAAGCTGCACTACAGGCACTGCGGACTTTTGTGAGGGACAGTGAGATTACAGAATATGATTTCCGCAAGCCGCAGCTGAGCCTTGAACACATGGAGCAGCTGGAAGAGCAGGATGTTTGGGTTTTGGCTTTTCCTCTATACGTGGACGGAATCCCTTCTCATCTGCTCAGTTGTTTGGCTCAGCTGGAGAATCACTTTAAAGCCCGACCGACGCCAAAGGTCACGGTCTATTGTCTGGTAAACTGCGGTTTTTATGAGGGAGAGCAATGCGGTCTGGCTCTGGAAATGGTGGAAAACTGGTGTGAAAAATCAGGCCGGCAATGGGGGCAGGGCCTGGGGATCGGAGCAGGAGGAATGCTTCCGGCGATAAAGAATGTCCTGGCAGGGAGCGGACCGAAGAAGAATCTGGGCAAGGCTTTGCAAACCCTGGCCGCGAACATTGCCCACCGTACCGGTGGGGATAATATCTTTATTACAGCCAACTTTCCCAGGTTTGCCTATAAATTCGCGGCGGAAGCGGGCTGGCGGAAGATGGTTAAGGCCAATGGGCTGAAGACGGAGGATTTGTTTCGGCAGAAGTAGGGTATGTTCAGGTTTTAGAAGTGAAGATGGATAAGTGCTTTGGCAGAGTTGAAATTCGACACTGGTGACGAATTTGAATTTGAGCTAAAGAGCTTGGGCACGATGCAAAACTTGATTTAAGGGTATAAAGCTGATAAACTATCTTTTAACAATAAATAGCGATGAAAAGCAATGACAGAGAAGAGTAACTATTTAGGAAGCGTCAGAGAGCTGATGGTTGGTGAGAATCAGTGTGGAATAAATAGTGAATGGCCTCTTGAGCAGCAACCCGAACTATCAGTAGGAGTTGACGTGATAATCCACACGTTACAAAGGTGCCGTATGATTCAGTACGGAAAGAGTGTTTAATATGTGGTAATATATTAAACAAATATGGGTGGTACCACGGTCCAATCGTCCCTTGAGGATGATTGGATTTTTTATTTTAGTTAATTAATTATTTAAGGAGTGACAGTTATGGCAGTAATTTTCTCAGGTGTGCAGCCTAGTGGAACAATCACTTTAGGGAATTTTCTTGGCGCAATGAAAAACTTTACCAACTATCAAAATGAGCATGAGTGCTACTTCTGTATTGTCAATCAACATGCAATCACTGTCCCCCAAGACCCTAAGCAGCTCTGGGCCAACATCAGGAATTTAGCCGCATTGTATCTGGCAATCGGCTTGGACCCTGATAAGGTAACTCTATTTATTCAATCCGAAGTAGCTGAACATGCCAAACTAGGATGGATCATGACTACCTTGGCCACTATTGGCGAACTTGAACGGATGACTCAATATAAAGATAAAGCGCAGCGGCACGGCAGTGGTGACTCCATCCCCGCCGGCCTGCTTACCTATCCGCCCTTAATGGCTGCGGATATCCTGCTCTACCAAACGGATTATGTGCCGGTTGGGGACGATCAGAGGCAACACATTGAAATAACCAGAGATTTAGCCCAGCGTTTTAACAGCCGTTATGGGGAAACCTTTAAGCTCCCCGCTATTCATACCCGGGAAGTGGGCGCAAGAATTATGTCTCTCCAGGAACCAAAGAAAAAGATGAGTAAATCTGACACCAATTCTCTGGCGACGCCTTATTTGCTTGACGAACCGGAAACAATCCTCAAAAAGATTAAACGAGCTCAAACTGATTCGGAAAACAAAATCTATTACGATAGAGAGAATAAGGCCGGCATATCCAATCTGATGGCCATCTATTCTTTAATTAAAGATAAGTCCACAGATGAAATCGAACAATTATATGAGGGCAAGGGCTACGGTCAATTCAAAAATGATCTTGCCGAAGCCATCATCGAAACCACGCGTCCCATTCAGGAAAGGTATCATGAATTTGTTCATAGTGACTACCTTGATCAAATATTAACTGCCGGTGCAGCTAAAGCTGCCCAAAAAGCAGCAGCAACGCTGAAGAAAGTCGAATATCTGATGGGTTTATCGAGAAATTGCTGAGTTGGTATAAAGGGCTATGTTTTCCAAGGTTGAAAACATAGCCCTTACTAGTCTCACTATCCATTGGCCGTCGGCATATTCTGCATTAGACGAATTAAGGAAAGGCGGGCAGATGGAGTGAATGATTTAGTGACCGAACGGACGCCGCCGGTGATCGCGGCTGAAATCAATATGATTACCCACCAGACCAAAAAAATCCTGCTGGCCAGTGCCGTGGAAATCGGCTGCCGGCTGAAAGAAGCGAAGAGCCTGGTCAAGCACGGAGAATGGGGTAAGTGGCTGGAAGAGTCGGTGAGCTATTCCCGTCGAACTGCTGACAGGCTGATCCAGCTTTACGAAGAATACGGACCAAGCGCCTCTGAAGGAGAGAGCAGTTCAAATTGGTCACTGGTGACCAATTTGACATACACCCAGGCCGTCCTCCTGCTGGGTTTGCCCGCAGAGGAGCGGGAGGAATTTCTGGCCCAAAACGATGTAGCCGATATGACGAAACAGGAGCTGCAGCAGGCTCTGAAAGACAGGGACCAGGCCAAGCAGGAGAAGGAGCAGGCCCTTCAGGAAAATGAAGTCCTCAAACAAGGACTGGAGCTGATCGACAGCACCCTCTCTGAATTTAAAAAGGAACAGGCCAAAGCCTTGGTCCAGCCTGATCCTTCGGAAAATGTCACGGGGGAAGCTGCCGCTGCCGGTGCCGGCTCCTCAGGCAGCAATGCTTCTCCGGCAAACAATACTTCCTTACCGACTCACAACCTGCAAACGGAAGTTGACCCCAACGCTGCCGCTAAATATGTGGAGCGCTGTAACACCTGCTGTAAGACCATCAGCACCACCTTCTTCGAGCTGACGACAGCTCTGACCAATCTGACCCATCTTGATGTGAAGCTGAAGGAAGAAAAAAGAAAAGAGGCCCAGAAGCTGCTTGAGACCATAGCTGAGACGATTAAGGAGTGGCCGCCCGCTAAAAAGCCTCTTAAAATTATTCATTGATGGCGGAACCTTTCGCTCCTCACGGCGCACGGCACTCAGCCAAAACCTGCTCCGCAATATCCAGAAAGCCCGGTGCTACTTTTTGAGCAAATACAAAAAAGAGGATATGCCTGAGGAAGACTGGAAGCAAATGGTGTCGCTGGCCGGTGACGCAGAAGGCACAGCCGAACTGATCAAGGCCGAAGGCGGCGAGGCAAGTCCGTTTTACGGCGATCTCTCAAACTGGGCAACCGCTGAAAAGGCAGTTAAATTCGCAGTTGACACCTACGGCAGTGGGGGTAAGAACAGATAGAGTGCACAGCCAAAGAACGGTGCGGAGGAAATCCGTACCGTTCTTTGGCTGTGCTCGCTGAGTCAGCGAGCTTCTATATTTGTTTTGGCAGGTGTGTGGTAAGCATAGAAACCCAGCAGAAATATGAGGCAATCCTACAAATGCAACAACTTAATCAACTCGTCGCGTTTGGACACTCCGCATTTCATATAAATGCGTTTAATATGAGTTTTTACAGTGCCAATAGATATAAAAAATTTATCAGCAATAAACGGCGCGCTGTAACCTTGAGCGAGCAATAATAAAACTTCGGCTTCGCGAGGCGATAGTTTATATTTTATAGTAATGTTTTCTATTGATATAGGTTTTTCTTTAGCTGATTCTATGTCTGCGTCGGAAGGTTCAATTCTTTGCATGCGCAAAAACATATTGAAAGAAACACTAAACAAAAAAAATACCAATAATGCCTGACCTATTTGGTTTGCCAGAGTGTCACCAACAAAAGGCCAAGAAATAAATATAATAATGAAATAACATATATAGATTGATATTATTATAGCAATTGTGACAATCTGTGGTATGCCGGCATAGGTTTCGTTTTTGATACCTAAAAACGCCAGAACAAGTATTATTAAGGTGGAAAATCCAAGTATTACATTTGCTGCAAATAATGAAATATCATCTTGCCAGCTAAAGAAAAACCTTGATACAACCAGTAGTGTTGCACAAAATGACGGCAAGATTAATTCACATTTAATCAACAGTTCTTTTTTGTGTGCTAGCGATAAATATCCAAAAATAATCGCCGCGGCAACAATGCCAACCCAAACGCCTATATAACCCCATTTGCCCGGGGCAACCATTATGTATTGGTTGGTAAAAAATGCAGAAAAAATGCAAGCCCATATATACACCACGCAAAAAAGGCCTACCAATGTAGACCAATTGCGTGTGTAAATTGCATAAATGTTAGATGTTCGTTTGCTTTTTATCATAGTCTGATTTTAAGACGTTTATACCAAAAAGGCAAGTCTCATCACACTTATTTTACTCAAACACTATGTAATCCCCCTATTGGTGGACACTTTCTATGGCAAATCTTACGATTAGTGGATAGTGTTTTGCCAAAGCATGTCGGATAATTTGCTTGGTTAAAAAAATCACAAAGCAAAGGGAGGAGATTAAGTTATGAAAGAAAAAACCAAGCAAAGTACAGAAGTATCAAGGCGCCGATTTTTACAGGGAATGGGAGCTATTGGTGCAACCGTTGTAGCGACCGGTTTAGCAGCTTGTGCCCCAAGCTCCGGCGACAGTGGCGGCAATGCCGGTGTTCCGGCAACAGATTCCGGTTCTGACACAACAGGCTACGATTGGAAAGCGCAATCCAAAAATGAACTCGCGTGGCTGCCGCCCGAGCCGGCGGATCCCACGGACATCTCCGAAGAAAAAAGAGCCGATGTTGTCGTTATTGGCTCCGGTGTTGCCGGAACTTGTGCAGCGCGCAAAGCCGCCGAAGCAGGCGCCAGCGTAATCTTAATTGAAAAGGCTAAGACCGCCGGTGTTTGCCGCTCGGGCGAATATGCCGTGCCCGGCAAGTCAAAGGTGTTTGCAACCTGGAAGCGCGGCGAGGGTTTTGATGATTATGTTGACCCGGACATCATCGTTGACCGCGAGATGGAAGAAATGTGCTACTATCCCAAACGGGCAATATATTCAAAATGGGCTCACAACGTTGGTCCGGTGTTTGACTGGTTTTGCGATGCGATGGGAGATCGCTTATACATTGCACCAAACTCTACCGATCCAATTCCTACTGACAAAGAGCAAGTGCTCTGGCCATTTTATGTGCCGCTGCCGGAACACTTTGATTGGAAAAAAGAAGCGGCTCCAACTTATCCCGTTTCGGTCAAATTTTCCAACCCCGATCAACACGCTATTGTTAAGGCCAATGTTGACAAAGCGATTGAACATGGTGCTGAAGTTTTAACCGGACATTTTACCGAGAAATTGATTAAAGAGGGCGACAGAATTACAGGTGTATTTGTGCGTGATGCTGCAAGCGGCGCTTACAAAAAAATAACTGCCAACAAGGGTGTGATTTTGGCAACCGGCGATTATTCAAGCAACAAAGATATCCTTGCTTATTACAACCCTGATTTTGTTGTAAATAATGGACCTTTGATGTGGCCTGATGTGGACGTCGAAGGTAATCGTACCAACCAGGGCGATGGTCTGATTTTGGGCTCGTACGTGAATGCTGCCATTCAGCAAAAGCACGCTCCAATGACTCACTATATGGGCCATTTTGGTACATCCAAGGGCGGCATCGGCACAGCTCCGTTTTTGCGTCTTAATGTGAATGGCGAGCGTTTTATGAACGAAGATCAAGGCGGTCAAGCAGTACAAAATCAACTTGAGGCTCAGCCGGAACGTAAATGCTGGACAATTTTTGATTCTACCTGGGCAGAATCTGTGCCGTATTTTCAAGCCATGCACGGATGCTCGTCTTATGTGGTTGATAAGCCAACACCTGAGAATCTGACGATTGACGGTATTAGTCCCTACATTATGCGTGACGCCGTGGAAGACGCGGTAGCACAAAAAAATGCCACCATGTTTAAGGCGGAAACGATTGATGAGCTTTTGGCTTTAACGGATATTCGCGATAAAGAAAAAGCTAAGGCCTCAATTGAACGTTATAATGAGTTAGCCAGAAATGGCAAGGATGTGGACTTTGGCAAAGTTGCAACCCGTCTGCACACCATTGAAAAAGGACCGTTTTATACATTTGAGAGCGGTATGTCAATGACATTGATTGTAGCCGGCGGTCTGGTTTCAGATGAAGATTGTCATGTTTATGACAAAGAGGGCAAAATTATCCCCGGGCTTTACGTTGCCGGCAATATTCAGGGCAATCGCTACCATGTGGCTTATCCAATTGCTTGCAAGGGTATTTCGCACTCACTGTGTATGTTTTATGGATACATTGCCGGCGAAAATGCTGTCAAACAAATCTAATAATCTAAGGAGATACAGATGAAAAAGACTAAATTATTTACTGTAATATGCGTGTTGCTGGCAGTTGTGCTTTTAGCGGCTGGCTGCGGCGGAAGCACCTCTCCAGCCAGCACAAGCGTGTATAAGGACGGAACTTACGAAGGAACCAGCGACAAAGGAATTCAGCCCGGGCTGAAAGTATCTGTCACCATCAAGGGTGATAAAATTACCGACGTCACGGTTGTGGAAAATCATGAAACCGAGGGTATCGGCTCCCGCGCTGTGGCAGAACTTCCCGGTAAAATCGTCGAAGCACAATCCACGGAAGTGGAAACCATCAGTGGTGCCACACTGTCGTCAGCAGCGATTAAAGAAGCCGTCAATCTTGCTTTGGAGCAGGCGAAAAAATAACAGCTCCCCAGGAAAATTTATATATATTCATGAATCATCTGAGTTAAAAGCCCGCGTAAGCGGGCTTTTAACTCTATGCAACTTTCAATACAATATTGAAGTCTAAAGCTTGTGCACTTATCTGGCCTTCTTTTTAGCCGAACTTGCAATAATAAGACAGGCGATACCCAACACAACGCACACGATGATAAAATCGGCATATACTCCAATTTGTAGATATCTATACAGTTTTTCAATAAGCAGGAGATTCTAAGTATGGCGAGAGAAAAGAGTGTACAACCAGTCATTGATGTCATTACAACAGTGCTTTCCTGATAGACATATTTGATTTTAGATATTAACCATTCTAATTCGCTTCGTGTATTTATGATTTCATCAAAGAATTAAAAGGGAGGATATAGTTATGGATATCCTACAATTACGTTATTTCATTACAGTGGCTGCATGCGGTTCAATTCAAGATGCTGCCGACAGCTTATATGTCAGTAGACAAGCAGTAAGCCGGGCAATCCTCTCATTGGAGCGTGAACTTAATATAAATCTTTTTGTGAGAACCCATAACGGTATTAAACTTACAAGCACTGGAGATAAATATGTTGGTCATGCAAGGAAATTAATAGAGCAGTATGATGAATTGCATAAAATGATGTGTATGAATGAGAAAATTGTTGATATTGCTATTTGTATTCCAATAAATTTATATACATTCTTTCTTGAAGGAATTAATGAGTTTAAGGAAAAGTATCCTGTTGTTAATCCCAAAATTATACATTGTACTGGTGCGGAAGCACATGTATATCTATTAAATCAAAAAGTAGACGTGATAATTGCCTGGACACCGGATAAAAGCGCTTTAAATCAGAGCGATATCCTAATTGAAAGTCCAGCCTTTTTTATGGTTAACGAAAATAACAAAGTGGCGAATAAAGAGATGTTAGTAGAAGCCGATATTCTCAATTCTCCAATTATATTTTATACGGATGGATTTGATACAGACTATTATAAAGAGCTTTTTCCCTATTGGAAAAAAGGAGATTATTTCGTGTCCGATATTATGACAATTTATGACTTGGTGGACCAAGACAAAGGGCTATACCGAGTCCCCGTGGTTGCTGTTTAATTAGCAAAAAAAGGCTACAAGTTCATAAGATATGCGGATCCCCATTTAAGGATTTATTTTTAGAATAAAAATGCTGATAATTTAAAAGTGAATCTATTAAAATCAAAGTATTGTAATTTAATTAAAAGAATTTTTAAAGAAAAATACAAGTATTACATCCCGTGTAAATCAAAAATTGGCACGAACGAGTCCGGTTCAATATTGCATCCATACCGGCAAGAAAGCAGTATAAAATAAGCTCCTACTATAGGGCCGCCTCTGAGCAACACTAGATTGCGCCAAGGGACCACTCTAATTGCTTTTGTTATAATTTGTCAAAGCATATAATGAGACTGAATTATGATAAAACTTCAAAAGGAGTGGCTTAACATTGAATGAGGAGATAAAGGGAGTTAGTCGACGCACATTTTTGAAAGGAGCAGTAGGTGTTGCAGGTGTTACGGCATTAGGATTGAGTGGATGTACATCAAATGTTCAAACAGAATCCACCGGAACCACTAAAAAGGCTTTTAAAGCAGATGAGGTAATAAGTTGCGATATCGTTATTATCGGGGTTGGAGCTTCTGGTTTGGCTGCTGCTGTTGAAGCGGGTGAGGCAGGAGCTAAGGTTGTATGCATTGAAGGACAAAGCACCGCAGGTGGTGGTGCAAGGGGCGTTGAAGGATGTTTTGCTGTAGGGTCAAGAATGCAGAAAGAACAAGGTATTAAGATACCATCTTTGGGAAAGCTGGTTCGCGAAGAGCTTGAGACCGGTCAGTTCCGAAGTTCTGGCGAAGGTTATATTGACCTTATTAAAAACTCAGGGGAAAATCTGGACTGGCTGCTTGATCATGGTGTTAAATTCGGCGAGATTGGCTCCGGCGACAAATCAAACCCGCACCCAAACCAAGTGTTCCACTATTATGAGAGTGGTGCAGGTGCACAAGACTATGTTGTTCCAATGCTGGCTGCCGCCGAAAAGGCAGGAGT encodes:
- a CDS encoding GntR family transcriptional regulator; translation: MRVIIKNASGVPIYEQIKEQIKEAILSGELHADDTLPSIRQLAADLKVSVVTTTRAYSELEQEGYIYNLQGKGCFVSSVESELVREQMLRKIESGFSMAIGAAKIAKISREELHKLLEFTMEGNHYA
- a CDS encoding ABC transporter ATP-binding protein; protein product: MHNALEVRNLCKIYNDFSLDSISFTLPPGYIMGFVGQNGAGKTTTIRLILNMANRTGGEVKIFGSDNIEDELAVKQKLAAVFDEIFFVDVWRVCEVEKVVKGFFGEWDSGQFAAYLKKFKLPSSKKVKDLSRGMKLKLMLAVAMSHNAKLLILDEPTSGLDPVARNELLDILREYISDGEKSVFFSTHITADLEKIADYITLIDNGKMFFTGAKDDLEAYFLIVRGGADDLTDSLKSQLIGLLSNTTGFSGLLLSSKSELLSERLVTEVPTIDEILVRIGKGGMRNE
- a CDS encoding ABC-2 transporter permease; translation: MNRVYNAVKLDLYTVKASLPVFAIEIIAVIFIGAATKQPSVITAIAMMFATALGSTIFQINEKNNLDKLYGILPLKKLERVLARYLYALILGICCAAIMAVVALILYRALNITLETLPFLAVLGFSFAYYCFAVGISYPIFTRFSFSKTYIFTIAPIFLLFFLLMFLFKQPGFLTGMSKALQFFSAHQYLIILCCVSVGLVFLAVSLPIAYLLSRKKEL
- a CDS encoding flavodoxin family protein, encoding MKLLIHDLDQEELGKIRPGLGGDTKIVTNNGKIRHCIGCFGCWVKTPGACVIRDEYGDMGADLGHSSELIIVSQCFYGGYSPFVKNVLDRSISYIHPYFVIRNGEMHHRPRYEQSLDFSVWFYGEITEKERQTAEKLVRANAINLNCQRVKVSFIRELAELEGQLK
- a CDS encoding NAD(P)H-dependent oxidoreductase — protein: MKIALINGSPKAKNSASEAALQALRTFVRDSEITEYDFRKPQLSLEHMEQLEEQDVWVLAFPLYVDGIPSHLLSCLAQLENHFKARPTPKVTVYCLVNCGFYEGEQCGLALEMVENWCEKSGRQWGQGLGIGAGGMLPAIKNVLAGSGPKKNLGKALQTLAANIAHRTGGDNIFITANFPRFAYKFAAEAGWRKMVKANGLKTEDLFRQK
- the trpS gene encoding tryptophan--tRNA ligase; translation: MAVIFSGVQPSGTITLGNFLGAMKNFTNYQNEHECYFCIVNQHAITVPQDPKQLWANIRNLAALYLAIGLDPDKVTLFIQSEVAEHAKLGWIMTTLATIGELERMTQYKDKAQRHGSGDSIPAGLLTYPPLMAADILLYQTDYVPVGDDQRQHIEITRDLAQRFNSRYGETFKLPAIHTREVGARIMSLQEPKKKMSKSDTNSLATPYLLDEPETILKKIKRAQTDSENKIYYDRENKAGISNLMAIYSLIKDKSTDEIEQLYEGKGYGQFKNDLAEAIIETTRPIQERYHEFVHSDYLDQILTAGAAKAAQKAAATLKKVEYLMGLSRNC
- a CDS encoding DUF3102 domain-containing protein; this translates as MNDLVTERTPPVIAAEINMITHQTKKILLASAVEIGCRLKEAKSLVKHGEWGKWLEESVSYSRRTADRLIQLYEEYGPSASEGESSSNWSLVTNLTYTQAVLLLGLPAEEREEFLAQNDVADMTKQELQQALKDRDQAKQEKEQALQENEVLKQGLELIDSTLSEFKKEQAKALVQPDPSENVTGEAAAAGAGSSGSNASPANNTSLPTHNLQTEVDPNAAAKYVERCNTCCKTISTTFFELTTALTNLTHLDVKLKEEKRKEAQKLLETIAETIKEWPPAKKPLKIIH
- a CDS encoding response regulator transcription factor, with product MVYIWACIFSAFFTNQYIMVAPGKWGYIGVWVGIVAAAIIFGYLSLAHKKELLIKCELILPSFCATLLVVSRFFFSWQDDISLFAANVILGFSTLIILVLAFLGIKNETYAGIPQIVTIAIIISIYICYFIIIFISWPFVGDTLANQIGQALLVFFLFSVSFNMFLRMQRIEPSDADIESAKEKPISIENITIKYKLSPREAEVLLLLAQGYSAPFIADKFFISIGTVKTHIKRIYMKCGVSKRDELIKLLHL
- a CDS encoding FAD-dependent oxidoreductase encodes the protein MKEKTKQSTEVSRRRFLQGMGAIGATVVATGLAACAPSSGDSGGNAGVPATDSGSDTTGYDWKAQSKNELAWLPPEPADPTDISEEKRADVVVIGSGVAGTCAARKAAEAGASVILIEKAKTAGVCRSGEYAVPGKSKVFATWKRGEGFDDYVDPDIIVDREMEEMCYYPKRAIYSKWAHNVGPVFDWFCDAMGDRLYIAPNSTDPIPTDKEQVLWPFYVPLPEHFDWKKEAAPTYPVSVKFSNPDQHAIVKANVDKAIEHGAEVLTGHFTEKLIKEGDRITGVFVRDAASGAYKKITANKGVILATGDYSSNKDILAYYNPDFVVNNGPLMWPDVDVEGNRTNQGDGLILGSYVNAAIQQKHAPMTHYMGHFGTSKGGIGTAPFLRLNVNGERFMNEDQGGQAVQNQLEAQPERKCWTIFDSTWAESVPYFQAMHGCSSYVVDKPTPENLTIDGISPYIMRDAVEDAVAQKNATMFKAETIDELLALTDIRDKEKAKASIERYNELARNGKDVDFGKVATRLHTIEKGPFYTFESGMSMTLIVAGGLVSDEDCHVYDKEGKIIPGLYVAGNIQGNRYHVAYPIACKGISHSLCMFYGYIAGENAVKQI
- a CDS encoding FMN-binding protein — its product is MKKTKLFTVICVLLAVVLLAAGCGGSTSPASTSVYKDGTYEGTSDKGIQPGLKVSVTIKGDKITDVTVVENHETEGIGSRAVAELPGKIVEAQSTEVETISGATLSSAAIKEAVNLALEQAKK
- a CDS encoding LysR family transcriptional regulator, whose amino-acid sequence is MDILQLRYFITVAACGSIQDAADSLYVSRQAVSRAILSLERELNINLFVRTHNGIKLTSTGDKYVGHARKLIEQYDELHKMMCMNEKIVDIAICIPINLYTFFLEGINEFKEKYPVVNPKIIHCTGAEAHVYLLNQKVDVIIAWTPDKSALNQSDILIESPAFFMVNENNKVANKEMLVEADILNSPIIFYTDGFDTDYYKELFPYWKKGDYFVSDIMTIYDLVDQDKGLYRVPVVAV